In Kaistella faecalis, a genomic segment contains:
- the rpoC gene encoding DNA-directed RNA polymerase subunit beta', giving the protein MSNKNKTSNFSKITIGLASPESILQDSRGEVLKPETINYRTHKPERDGLFCEKIFGPVKDYECACGKYKRIRYKGIVCDRCGVEVTEKKVRRERIGHIGLVVPVAHIWYFRSLPNKIGYLLGLPSKKLDMIIYYERYVVIQPGIAKKADGSDFDDKEFLTEEEYLDVLETLPAENQYLDDMDPNKFVAKMGAEAVEELLRRIDLDTLSFDLRHKAHNESSKQRRTEALKRLNVVEAIRGANTRMINRPEWMIMRVLPVIPPELRPLVPLDGGRFATSDLNDLYRRVIIRNNRLKRLLEIKAPEVILRNEKRMLQESVDSLFDNTRKSSAVKSESNRPLKSLSDSLKGKQGRFRQNLLGKRVDYSARSVIVVGPNLQLHECGIPKDMAAELYKPFIIRKLIERGIVKTVKSAKRIIDRKEPVVYDILEGVMKGHPVLLNRAPTLHRLGIQAFQPKMIEGKAIQLHPLVTTAFNADFDGDQMAVHLPLGPEAILEAQLLMLGSQNILNPANGSPITVPSQDMVLGLYFMTKQLDSTDTMKVKGEGLAFYSPEEVEIAYAEGQVSLNAKVRCRLPIKEDGIITTKLFETTVGRILFNQIVPKESGFINELLTKKSLRNVIGRVLADTDFPTTVKFLDDMKDLGYSNAFKGGLSFSLGDIVIPAEKKTMIAQAVENVDEIKANYNMGLITDTERYNQVIDVWTNTNAGLTEMIMSRMKTDQGGFNSVYMMLDSGARGSKEQIRQLSGMRGLMAKPQKAGSTGAEIIENPIVANFKEGLSILEYFISTHGARKGLADTALKTADAGYLTRRLVDVAQDVIITENDCGTLRGTEITPLKKNDEIVEKLSERILGRVSLHNVYDPDTDEVIANADELINEALAKKIEAAGIEAVEVRSPLTCETKKGICAKCYGRNLATGKPIHMGEAVGVIAAQSIGEPGTQLTLRTFHQGGTAGNISENPSIVARRDGIVEMDEVRTVTSENDEGKKAEILVSRSTEFRLVADNAARTPLMIANVPYGSELLVKPGDKVKKGDVIAKWDPYNAVIIAESAGKVEYEDIIQGISFQLEIDEQTGFEEKVISESRNKKAVPTLKVVDSKGVEQKAYNLPVGAHLMVNDGEKIKAGKVLIKIPRKSAKSGDITGGLPRVTELFEARNPSNPAVVTEIDGVVSYGKIKRGNRELIVEAKTGEISKYLVKLSNQILVQENDFVVAGAPLSDGSITPDDILKIKGPTAVQEYLVNEIQEVYRLQGVKIDDKHFEIIVRQMMTKVSIVDGGDTQFLEGALEHKFDFLEENNRVFGLKVVTEAGDSKVFKPGQMITARELRDENSKLKREDLALVEVREALPATATPVLQGITRAALQTKSFMSAASFQETTKVLNEAAVSGKVDYLTGLKENVIVGHRIPAGTGLKDYQSVIVGSKKEFEDIN; this is encoded by the coding sequence ATGTCAAATAAAAATAAAACAAGTAATTTCAGTAAAATTACGATCGGTCTTGCTTCTCCCGAATCTATCCTTCAGGATTCAAGAGGTGAAGTTTTAAAACCGGAAACAATTAACTATAGAACCCACAAACCGGAAAGAGACGGTCTGTTCTGCGAGAAAATCTTCGGTCCTGTGAAGGATTACGAATGTGCTTGTGGTAAATACAAAAGAATCCGATACAAAGGAATCGTTTGTGACCGTTGTGGGGTGGAGGTTACCGAGAAAAAAGTACGTAGAGAAAGAATCGGCCACATCGGTCTGGTTGTTCCTGTAGCTCATATCTGGTATTTCCGTTCTTTACCGAACAAAATCGGTTACCTTTTAGGCTTGCCATCCAAAAAACTGGATATGATTATCTATTACGAAAGATATGTCGTAATCCAGCCGGGTATTGCTAAAAAAGCTGACGGATCTGACTTTGATGACAAAGAATTTTTAACAGAAGAAGAATATCTTGATGTCCTCGAGACGCTTCCTGCTGAAAACCAGTATCTTGATGATATGGATCCGAATAAATTTGTTGCCAAAATGGGAGCAGAAGCGGTTGAAGAATTATTGAGAAGAATCGATTTGGATACTTTATCTTTCGATTTACGTCACAAAGCACACAACGAATCTTCAAAACAGAGAAGAACTGAAGCATTAAAAAGATTGAATGTTGTTGAAGCCATCCGTGGTGCCAACACCAGAATGATCAACCGTCCGGAATGGATGATTATGCGTGTTCTTCCTGTAATTCCACCAGAATTGAGACCATTGGTTCCATTGGATGGCGGACGTTTCGCAACTTCTGATTTAAATGACCTTTACCGTCGTGTAATCATCAGAAACAACCGTTTGAAGAGACTTTTAGAGATCAAAGCTCCGGAAGTAATCTTAAGAAACGAGAAGCGTATGCTTCAGGAATCTGTAGATTCATTATTCGATAATACAAGAAAATCTTCAGCTGTAAAATCTGAATCAAACAGACCGTTGAAATCACTTTCAGATTCATTGAAAGGTAAACAGGGTCGTTTCCGTCAGAACTTACTTGGGAAAAGGGTAGATTACTCGGCGCGTTCGGTAATTGTTGTAGGTCCAAACCTGCAGCTTCACGAATGTGGTATTCCGAAAGATATGGCTGCAGAACTTTACAAACCGTTCATCATCAGAAAACTGATCGAGAGAGGTATTGTAAAAACCGTAAAATCTGCCAAGAGAATCATCGACAGAAAAGAACCTGTTGTTTATGATATCCTTGAGGGCGTAATGAAAGGCCACCCGGTTCTTCTGAACAGGGCACCTACGCTTCACAGACTTGGAATCCAGGCGTTCCAGCCGAAAATGATCGAAGGAAAAGCGATTCAGCTTCACCCATTGGTTACTACGGCATTTAACGCGGATTTCGATGGTGACCAGATGGCGGTACACTTACCGTTGGGACCGGAAGCAATTCTTGAAGCTCAGTTATTGATGTTAGGATCTCAAAATATCCTTAACCCTGCGAACGGATCACCAATTACGGTACCTTCACAGGATATGGTTTTGGGTCTTTATTTCATGACCAAACAGTTAGATTCTACAGACACAATGAAAGTGAAAGGGGAAGGTCTTGCCTTCTACTCACCGGAAGAAGTAGAGATTGCTTACGCCGAAGGACAGGTTTCTTTAAATGCTAAAGTAAGATGTAGATTACCGATAAAAGAAGATGGTATAATTACAACCAAACTTTTCGAAACTACTGTAGGAAGAATTTTATTCAACCAGATTGTACCGAAAGAATCAGGGTTTATCAATGAACTTTTAACCAAGAAATCATTGAGAAATGTAATTGGTAGAGTATTGGCAGATACCGATTTCCCTACAACTGTGAAGTTCCTTGATGATATGAAAGACTTAGGTTATTCAAACGCATTTAAAGGAGGTTTATCATTTAGTTTGGGAGATATCGTAATCCCGGCGGAGAAGAAAACCATGATCGCGCAGGCGGTGGAAAATGTTGACGAAATTAAGGCCAACTATAACATGGGTCTTATCACCGATACAGAAAGATATAACCAGGTTATTGACGTTTGGACCAACACCAATGCAGGATTAACCGAGATGATTATGAGCAGAATGAAAACCGACCAGGGTGGGTTCAATTCAGTTTATATGATGCTTGATTCCGGTGCAAGGGGTTCCAAAGAGCAGATCCGTCAGCTTTCAGGAATGAGAGGTTTGATGGCAAAACCACAAAAAGCTGGTTCTACTGGTGCGGAAATTATCGAGAACCCGATTGTAGCAAACTTTAAAGAAGGTCTTTCGATCCTTGAGTACTTTATCTCTACTCACGGTGCACGTAAAGGTCTTGCGGATACCGCACTTAAAACTGCCGATGCTGGTTACTTAACCAGAAGATTGGTAGATGTTGCGCAGGACGTTATCATCACTGAAAACGACTGTGGAACTTTAAGAGGTACCGAAATTACTCCGTTAAAGAAAAACGATGAGATTGTAGAAAAACTTTCCGAAAGAATTTTGGGTAGAGTTTCTCTTCACAACGTTTATGATCCGGATACAGATGAAGTAATCGCTAACGCAGACGAACTGATCAACGAGGCACTAGCCAAGAAAATCGAAGCTGCAGGAATTGAAGCAGTAGAAGTTCGTTCACCACTTACTTGTGAAACCAAAAAAGGAATCTGTGCGAAATGTTACGGACGTAACCTTGCGACAGGTAAACCGATTCACATGGGTGAAGCAGTTGGAGTTATCGCAGCACAGTCTATTGGTGAGCCGGGAACCCAGTTAACACTGAGAACCTTCCACCAGGGTGGTACTGCAGGAAACATTTCAGAAAATCCATCGATTGTTGCAAGACGCGACGGTATCGTGGAAATGGATGAAGTAAGAACTGTAACTTCAGAAAACGATGAAGGTAAAAAAGCAGAAATCTTGGTTTCACGTTCTACTGAATTCCGTTTGGTTGCAGACAATGCAGCACGTACACCATTGATGATTGCCAACGTACCTTACGGTTCCGAGTTATTGGTTAAACCAGGTGATAAAGTGAAAAAAGGCGATGTTATTGCGAAATGGGATCCATATAACGCGGTAATTATTGCAGAATCTGCCGGTAAGGTAGAGTACGAAGACATCATCCAGGGTATTTCATTCCAGCTGGAAATCGATGAGCAGACTGGTTTCGAAGAGAAAGTAATCTCTGAATCTAGAAACAAGAAAGCCGTACCTACTTTGAAAGTAGTAGATTCCAAAGGTGTTGAGCAGAAAGCATATAACCTACCGGTTGGTGCTCACTTGATGGTGAACGATGGTGAGAAAATTAAGGCTGGTAAAGTCTTAATCAAGATCCCAAGAAAATCAGCAAAATCAGGGGATATCACGGGTGGTCTTCCAAGAGTTACCGAACTTTTCGAAGCGCGTAACCCTTCAAACCCAGCGGTAGTTACAGAAATCGACGGTGTAGTTTCTTACGGAAAAATCAAGCGTGGTAACCGCGAATTGATCGTAGAAGCAAAGACCGGAGAAATCTCTAAATATTTAGTGAAACTTTCGAACCAGATTCTTGTTCAGGAAAATGACTTCGTTGTAGCAGGTGCGCCGCTTTCCGACGGATCTATCACTCCGGATGATATCCTGAAAATCAAAGGCCCAACAGCCGTTCAGGAATATCTGGTAAACGAAATTCAGGAAGTTTACCGTCTTCAGGGGGTAAAAATTGATGATAAACACTTCGAAATCATCGTAAGACAGATGATGACGAAAGTATCGATCGTAGATGGTGGCGACACCCAGTTCCTGGAAGGTGCGCTGGAACATAAATTCGATTTCCTCGAAGAAAACAACAGAGTATTCGGACTGAAAGTAGTTACTGAAGCTGGCGATTCCAAAGTATTCAAACCAGGTCAGATGATTACTGCAAGAGAACTGAGAGACGAAAATTCTAAACTGAAGCGTGAAGATTTAGCTTTGGTAGAAGTTCGCGAAGCCCTTCCTGCAACCGCAACACCGGTATTACAGGGGATTACAAGAGCAGCACTTCAAACCAAGTCCTTCATGTCGGCAGCATCGTTCCAGGAAACTACAAAAGTTCTTAACGAAGCAGCAGTTTCCGGAAAAGTTGATTATCTTACCGGTCTGAAAGAAAATGTAATTGTAGGACACAGAATTCCTGCAGGTACAGGTCTGAAAGACTACCAAAGTGTAATCGTTGGCTCTAAGAAAGAATTCGAAGACATCAATTAA
- a CDS encoding DUF3467 domain-containing protein — MDNNQNQNNDPNNININLNEMIAAGVYCNLALVNHSPSEFVVDFIQLMPGVQQANVRSRVILAPLHAKRVLTALQQNVANYEQQFGEIKEVEPFVLGQNNVQA; from the coding sequence ATGGACAACAACCAAAACCAAAACAACGATCCAAACAACATCAACATCAACCTGAACGAAATGATCGCAGCAGGAGTTTACTGTAACCTTGCGTTGGTAAACCACTCACCTTCAGAATTCGTAGTAGATTTCATCCAGTTGATGCCGGGTGTTCAGCAGGCTAATGTACGTTCAAGAGTAATCCTGGCCCCGCTTCACGCAAAAAGAGTACTTACTGCATTGCAGCAAAACGTAGCAAACTACGAGCAGCAGTTCGGCGAAATCAAAGAAGTTGAGCCTTTCGTATTAGGACAGAACAACGTTCAGGCATAA
- the ribB gene encoding 3,4-dihydroxy-2-butanone-4-phosphate synthase, with protein sequence MSDIKLNTIPEAIEDLKNGKIIIVVDDENRENEGDFLSAAELTTPEIINFMTIHGRGLICTPLPEKRCDELGLDIMVTRSSDPKETAFTVSVDLLGDGVSTGISASDRSKTILALMDEKTKPADFMRPGHIFPLRAKKGGVLKRAGHTEAAIDLTKLAGLKEGGVICEIMNEDGSMSRLPELVELAKKHDLKIISIEDLIHYQLKKGDLIERIEERKVKTHYGDYDFFAFKETSTDQIHFALTKGTWVVDEPVLVRVQASNAYFDVLSRLTAGEKPLLEKVTKMINDEGKGALIFINNVSTAENTLRKLQQFIDFQDGQEQRPTLASNFHDYGIGTQILKNLGITKFRVITQNVNQKPLVGGYDVEVMEMVQL encoded by the coding sequence ATGTCTGATATAAAACTTAACACCATTCCGGAAGCGATTGAAGACCTGAAAAACGGTAAAATCATTATCGTAGTGGATGATGAAAACCGTGAAAATGAAGGCGATTTTCTTTCTGCAGCGGAGTTAACCACACCGGAAATCATCAATTTTATGACGATTCACGGCAGAGGCCTTATCTGTACGCCACTGCCGGAAAAACGTTGCGACGAATTGGGCCTCGATATTATGGTCACCCGCAGCAGCGACCCGAAAGAAACTGCATTTACGGTTTCTGTGGATCTGTTAGGCGACGGAGTTTCTACAGGAATTTCAGCCAGCGACCGAAGCAAGACGATTCTCGCGCTGATGGACGAGAAAACCAAACCTGCCGACTTCATGCGTCCGGGACATATTTTCCCACTGAGAGCCAAAAAAGGCGGTGTTCTGAAAAGAGCCGGCCATACCGAAGCAGCAATTGATTTAACGAAGCTTGCAGGCCTGAAAGAAGGCGGCGTAATCTGCGAAATCATGAACGAAGACGGCTCGATGTCGCGGCTGCCGGAACTGGTGGAACTGGCAAAAAAACACGACCTGAAAATCATTTCCATAGAAGATTTGATTCATTATCAGCTGAAAAAAGGCGACCTGATTGAAAGAATTGAGGAGAGAAAAGTGAAAACCCATTACGGGGATTACGATTTCTTCGCTTTTAAAGAAACGAGCACCGACCAGATTCATTTTGCTTTGACGAAAGGAACATGGGTGGTTGACGAACCGGTTTTGGTGAGAGTGCAGGCGTCAAATGCTTATTTTGATGTCCTCAGCAGACTGACTGCCGGTGAAAAACCGCTGCTTGAAAAAGTAACGAAAATGATCAACGACGAGGGCAAAGGCGCATTAATTTTCATCAATAATGTTTCGACTGCGGAGAATACGTTGAGAAAACTTCAGCAGTTTATCGATTTCCAGGATGGGCAGGAGCAGCGCCCGACTTTGGCGTCGAACTTCCATGATTATGGGATTGGAACGCAGATTCTGAAAAATCTTGGCATCACCAAATTCCGTGTGATTACGCAGAACGTTAACCAGAAACCTCTTGTTGGCGGCTATGATGTGGAAGTAATGGAAATGGTTCAGCTTTAA
- a CDS encoding LLM class flavin-dependent oxidoreductase: MKKFELSVLDLAPVKQNKTIHDTFNDSLELARFTEKLGYKRFWLAEHHNMASIASSATSVLIGFIANGTEKIRVGSGGIMLPNHSSLVIAEQFGTLESLFPGRIDLGVGRAPGTDGLTAKALGRNPMIINEQFPRQIQELQQYFSVENAKSLVRAIPGEGCDIPIYVLGSSTDSAWLAADMGLPYAFAGHFAPDMMVNAINIYRENYNPSEKFPEPYVIACANGISAETDEEAKKLATTLYQAFLNIIRNDRKPYSPPVDDINDVWNPMEKAHVMRMLHYSFIGSQETVTNQLQHFQNAFQVDELMITSHIYEQESRLKSYEIIKNAVDGLILKYLAD; the protein is encoded by the coding sequence ATGAAGAAATTTGAATTGTCTGTACTGGATTTAGCTCCGGTAAAACAGAACAAAACCATTCACGATACATTTAACGACAGCCTGGAACTTGCAAGATTCACCGAGAAATTAGGTTATAAAAGATTCTGGCTCGCCGAACACCACAATATGGCGAGCATCGCCAGTTCTGCAACTTCAGTTTTAATAGGATTTATTGCCAACGGAACTGAAAAAATCCGTGTTGGTTCAGGCGGAATCATGCTTCCGAATCACAGCTCGCTGGTTATTGCAGAGCAATTTGGGACCTTGGAAAGTCTTTTCCCCGGGCGTATTGATCTGGGCGTTGGAAGAGCTCCGGGAACCGACGGTTTAACCGCAAAGGCACTGGGAAGAAATCCCATGATCATCAACGAGCAATTCCCGAGACAGATACAGGAATTACAACAGTATTTTTCTGTAGAAAATGCAAAGAGTCTGGTGCGCGCGATTCCCGGCGAAGGGTGCGACATCCCGATTTATGTTTTAGGTTCGAGTACTGACAGCGCCTGGTTGGCTGCCGATATGGGCTTACCGTATGCTTTTGCCGGACATTTTGCTCCTGATATGATGGTTAATGCCATCAACATTTACAGAGAAAATTATAACCCGAGTGAGAAATTCCCGGAACCTTACGTCATTGCGTGCGCGAACGGAATCTCGGCGGAAACTGATGAGGAAGCCAAAAAACTGGCGACAACGCTTTATCAGGCCTTTCTGAATATCATCAGAAACGACAGAAAACCCTATTCGCCGCCCGTAGATGACATCAACGATGTGTGGAATCCTATGGAAAAAGCACACGTGATGAGGATGCTGCATTACAGTTTTATCGGCAGCCAGGAAACAGTGACAAATCAGCTACAGCATTTCCAGAATGCTTTTCAGGTGGATGAACTGATGATTACCTCGCATATTTATGAGCAGGAATCAAGGCTGAAATCCTATGAAATCATTAAAAATGCTGTAGACGGATTGATCTTAAAATATCTCGCGGATTGA